Genomic window (Nitrospiria bacterium):
CGTTGATCGAAATAACCCCGGTTGTACAATCCGGTGAGTGGATCTCGAATGGTCTGCTCATCCACGGTGACCAGGGCCCTTTTTTGTTTTGTAATATCGATGGCCACACCCTGGATACGTCTTCCTTCTTTTTGATCACCTCCGAAGGGATCGGCCTTCAATAAAATCCATCGTATCTCGTCGTTGGGACAAACCACTTGAAATTGGGTTTCAATCGGGCACCCTTTTTTAAGCCCGGACACCATTTTTTCCCTCACCAGGTCCCGGTCCTCCGGATTTACCCAATTCAACCATTCCTGAAAAGTAACCTCATGGATTTGGGGACTTTGATTCATCAATCGGGAGCACTCCTCCGAACATTTTATTTGATTGGAATGAATGTCCCATTCCCATGTCCCAAACCCCACCCGGTTTTGGGCCAACTTCATCTGATTTTTATCGGTGAGAAAAGCTTCCTCTAAATCCCTTTCTTTTGTAATATCCCACACCACCCCTTCTGCAAACCAAATCCCATTTTGCCGAAAGGTTTTTATTGATTTTTCCCTAAACCAAACCCGGGCTCCATTTTTTTTCTGAAACCGGTATTGAATGTCATATTCTTTATTGTCAGTGACGAGCTGTTGAAACGCGTCTTTCACCCGGTCTACATCCAAAGGGTGAATTTTTTCGTAGCGTAACGGAGCTCCCCCCCCATACATTTCATCGGGAGTATACCCATAAAGATCCAAAATCCCCGGACTGGCGGAATGGAATCCACCTTCTTGATCGGCCACCCAAACCATCCCTGAAAGGCCTTTTATTAAATGATTAAAACGGTTCTCCACCGCAACCATTTCCTCATTGGCTTTTTGGGTTTGATAACCAAAATAACCCATCAATCCAATACTCATCACTGAAAAAAACCGGTCAGGGAGTACCGACCAGGGTTCTTGGATGGGGTGTGAATAAAAATGACCTGCAATGGTGAGGAAAAAGGCAAACCCTGATAAATACAAGATGAACTGTTTATTGGGGAACAACATCCCCAAAACAACCAGCAAAACAAATGGAATTCCGGAGGCGGGGCCCAAGGAGAATCGAGTATCCAACCAAAAAAGAACAATCGCTCCAGCCAATACGAGCCCATAAGCCATTGGGGGCCTTTTTTTAAAATAACAGACTATGAAATTCAAAATTTATCCGTCCGGTTTCATCGGGAAAAGGAAGGGCTTTCACTCTCAAGTATATCGGTGAAGAAAAACCAGTCAAGGTAAGTACTCGCCGTAATAATAAAACCCTAGAAATATTCTAGGGTTGTTTAGCTAAACTTACCCTTTCTGATATCATACCCTCAGGGAATATCCGCCTATTCTTCTTTTTTAGCCCATTGCACACCCAGAGGCAATCCCATACAATGAATTCATGTTACTGATTATCGATGGATACAACTTTTTGGGGAGAAAAAATGGCCTCCATGGAAACCTAGAGGTCAAAAGGGGGAAATTAATTGAAGATCTCTCACAATATCATCAAATAAAAAAAATTCCAATTACTGTGGTTTTTGATGGTTGGAAAACAGGGGAAGAATGGGAGCACCAGGAGAAAATAAAAGGGATTTCCATTATTTTTTCCCGACGGGGTGAAAAAGCAGACACGGTGATTGCCCGTATGGCCGGCAAAAAAAGAAACCGGTGTATTGTGGTAACTTCTGATCGGGAATTGCAAAAAATAGCCCAAACCTTAGATGCCACCACAATGTTTTCTGGCGAATTTGAAGCCAAGCTATTCAACGCTCTTTTTGACCAGGAATCCTTAAACCCTTCCCAAAAGGAGGAAAGGGAGAACCCTCAACACAAACAAAGAAAAATTAAAAAAGGAAATCCTTTTCGGGCTTCAAAAACCGAGCGGCGGAGAAAGGCCAAGTTAAAAAATTTATAAGCAATAGCATCGGGGAGAAATAGGCCATTGGCAAACAGGTATGGCATTTAATGAAAACACAAGGGGGTTCTCGGTTTCCAGTGACGGGGAAAGGTTTCAAGGTTTTGTTGGATGGAAAAAAGCTTCCAATATAAAGGGGGTAAAATTTTGGTTAAATTAAAAAAATTGTTCAAATTAAACCCAATACCAATTATTTGTGGATCGGTCCGGGTAAACCGGAAGGGGAACGGATTGGGAAAAGGAAAAGGTTCTCAAACCTAGAGTCCCCGTTGCCCCTTCAATCCAGGAAAATATCCCGGAAGACCTCTGATCTGAACACGGGCCATCCCTTACAAATCCATGGGTAAAGGGGGGGCCTTTCTTCACGAACCCCTTGGTTTAGATGTCATGAAGGGAAACAATTTTTTTCCGAAGCGCATATTTGATCAGATCGGTTCGATGATGGATATTAACCTTTCGCATTAAATTGGCCTTATGGGTATCCACGGTTTTGGGACTTAACCCTAAAAGATTGGCAGTTTCTTTTGCGGTATGGCCCTCTGCTAAATATTTTAATATTTGAATCTCCCGGTTTGTTAGCAAATCCCAGATTCTCTGATCCATATGCCTTACCTTGGCGGCACATTCATGGACCAACTTTTCACGTTTCCTAGAATCTAAAAAAATTCCTCCCTGATAAACCACCGAAGCAGCTGCACCCAAATCCTTTAGCGTAAAACCAGACTCCAAAATTCCTCTAACCCCCGCCTTTAGAAAGGAGAACCATTCCATCAATGAATAGTCCTGAACCAACATTAGAATTTTTGCTTCAGGGTGTGAAACCCTCAATTTCAATAAAAAGGACGTTTTTTCTTCCTCAATTTGATTGGCTTCAACCAGAATCAGATCGGGTTTTAATTCTTTGAGTTTCTTTAACCCTTTTGACAGGTCCGGAGTGCGGAACAGGATTGAGTATTGATACCCCCACCCTATATCACTGTCACTGATTTTGGGAATCATATGATCCTTTCCAAAAATAACCAAACTTACACTTTGAGGGTTCATTTTTTCTCCCGCATTGAAATTTAACAAAGGCTCATCTATTATAAAATTCCACGAAGAAAGAAGTTTCAATTAATCGGAACCCATTTAAAATAGGTTGAAAGTGATCAAACAGAAAAAAAAAGGGCAATGCGGGGCTTTTAAAAATAGGCCTTTGAATTTTCTCATACCTTAAGGGATGAGTTGTTATAAGCCTAACCCTCACACGTTCCCTGAATCCCATTTGCAATCCTTGTTTTTATTTTCCCGGTAAAGGAATCAGTTCAAGAAGGGTTGGTTAACATTTAACTTTTCTGATCCCTGGTGGACCCCCCCCTTATCCCTTTATAAAAACTCTTAACCCCCCCACCGGAAAATCTAACGGGAAAGGAGCAAAAAGTAATATAGTGAAGCAGTTGCCATTAACAAGTTGCCAAAAATAAAAGGTTCCATTTTTCCCTCCCTTTATTAAAGTCATGGGCTAAAACATTTCTTCTTTTCTCCATTTAAAACCAGGGACCCGTCACATAAGGGAAAAGGAGTCCCTGTTTAAATTCCCCCTTGGGTTCCTTCATCCAGGATCAGGGCCAAAACACTTAATACAACCATTGCGCCTGCCCCCATTAAGGCAGCAATTCCATATTCCAAAAATCCTCCCATGGTTTCCACGGCCTCACCTCCATTTCTTGAATGAGTCATGAATCATCAACTGAGGTCAGAATAGGTTAACTTTATGAGGGTCAAATAAAGCTAAAATGAACTTTTTTTTAGATTGTGTTAAGGAAAGGTAAAGTTTAAAAAGGAAAAGGGAGGGTTTTTTCGGGGCTTCAAAGAAAAACTGATAAGACTCAGCAACTTAGAG
Coding sequences:
- a CDS encoding NYN domain-containing protein, whose amino-acid sequence is MLLIIDGYNFLGRKNGLHGNLEVKRGKLIEDLSQYHQIKKIPITVVFDGWKTGEEWEHQEKIKGISIIFSRRGEKADTVIARMAGKKRNRCIVVTSDRELQKIAQTLDATTMFSGEFEAKLFNALFDQESLNPSQKEERENPQHKQRKIKKGNPFRASKTERRRKAKLKNL
- a CDS encoding response regulator transcription factor; translation: MNPQSVSLVIFGKDHMIPKISDSDIGWGYQYSILFRTPDLSKGLKKLKELKPDLILVEANQIEEEKTSFLLKLRVSHPEAKILMLVQDYSLMEWFSFLKAGVRGILESGFTLKDLGAAASVVYQGGIFLDSRKREKLVHECAAKVRHMDQRIWDLLTNREIQILKYLAEGHTAKETANLLGLSPKTVDTHKANLMRKVNIHHRTDLIKYALRKKIVSLHDI
- a CDS encoding diguanylate cyclase, which codes for MAYGLVLAGAIVLFWLDTRFSLGPASGIPFVLLVVLGMLFPNKQFILYLSGFAFFLTIAGHFYSHPIQEPWSVLPDRFFSVMSIGLMGYFGYQTQKANEEMVAVENRFNHLIKGLSGMVWVADQEGGFHSASPGILDLYGYTPDEMYGGGAPLRYEKIHPLDVDRVKDAFQQLVTDNKEYDIQYRFQKKNGARVWFREKSIKTFRQNGIWFAEGVVWDITKERDLEEAFLTDKNQMKLAQNRVGFGTWEWDIHSNQIKCSEECSRLMNQSPQIHEVTFQEWLNWVNPEDRDLVREKMVSGLKKGCPIETQFQVVCPNDEIRWILLKADPFGGDQKEGRRIQGVAIDITKQKRALVTVDEQTIRDPLTGLYNRGYFDQRLLEEINRSERNRYPLAVLLCDLEKFHLVNTAKGHQSGNNVLKSVAKSIQNSTRKMDVVFRWGGDSFMVILSDIKRGGIVAVSDRIRNGVKSFGKEVDLPLDLIIGIAIYKEHGRTVEELTHMADRALHMAAQGTEKIKIGVEDYTLNDQTVKTVFQPVVDIQSNRVIGFEALSRDPKGKLSIQELFARYQAGGQLHALKAICFKSQLKTAHTIGLNRVFINVDFTILEQMDLIPIPPNLDVILEISELEPLNDIAMRLEVARKWRKLGYRFAIDDFGAGFVSFPFIAQFGPEFIKVDRSSILHAVTSEKFRDFLKDQITALKNYSPEGIIAEGVETEKELQIVKKIGIHIAQGYLFGKPKEVSSL